The region AAAATTATAAAATATGAAAGAAGAAGTTTTAAAGTTATGGGGCGAGGAACTGGAATGGATTCAGGATAATGATCTTCGTGAAAAAACTATGCGGGTATGGGAAATAGCCCTTCAAAGAAGTGTTTTGAATGGAGATGACCTGAATCGCATACCTTTTACACTCCTGGTCGGTCCTGATTTAAAGGTAACCTTTATGGATCATAAGCGCGCTGTAGTGCATATCTCACGCGAAAGTGGTTTAAAAGTCAATCAGTTTTTTAAAGACGAGCTACCTGTAAATATGGATGTGCTAATTTCAGGAGCTATTCTGTGCGATGTTGGAAAGTTGCTCGAATATGTGCTTGATGATAATGGAAATGCCGTGCAGGGTACATACGGCAAGTATCTTCGCCACCCCTTTAGCGGTGTTGCACTGGCAGAAGAGGTTGGGTTACCGCCGGAAGTTAACCATATTATTGCAACGCATGCCGGAGAGGGTGATATGGTAAAGCGCAGCACTGAAGCCTATATTGTGCATCACTCAGATTTTATGACGTTCCTGCCTTTTAAAAATGGTTTAAAACTTTGAGGTGAAGTTATAAATTGTTATTTTGCAAGTTTATAATTAGGATTTTTTAGTTGTATGATTCGAAAATCAGCGCATGCATTGGATGATAAAGTTAAGTTTCTGAGGAACGTATCTTTATTCATAGATGCTCCGGCTGCAATTCTTGAGAAGATTGCCCGGAACTTAAAGCATATAAAAATTGAGCAGGGAGAGTCTATCTTTCATAAGGGAGATAGAATGCGTGCGCTTTATATTGTAATAAAGGGTAGCCTACAAGTGCACGATGGCGAGTATATTTTCTCCAATTTCGATGAAAATGATTTCTTTGGTGAATATTCGCTCATTGATGAGGAGACGAGGAGCGCAAGCGTTACAGCAATAATTCCTTCTGAACTCTATGAATTAAGTTATGAAGCCTTTAGTGATGCACTAGAAGGAGAGCCATTACTCGCACGTTCATTGCTTAAGGGATTTGTAAAACGTTTGCGCGATAATAACATATTGGAGGAGCGGCTTACAAAGCGCACCCTGGACATACAGAAGCAAAAAAATGAAATAATAAGAGAGCGCGATGAGCTGGAAAATCAAAAAAAAGAGCTTGTAAGCTTAAATAACACAAAAGATAAGTTTTTTTCTATAATCGGTCATGACTTAAAGAATCCTTTTAGTACAGTAATTGGCTTATCTGAGTTGCTGTTAGACGATTTTGATTCTTTTGAAAAGGAGCGTTTAAAAGTTTTTATTGAGCAGATATATAAATTTTCAAGTAATGCCTATGCTTTGCTCGAGAACCTTTTACAATGGGCCAGGAGCCAAACCGGAAAGTTGAAACTTGCAAAGAACCTGTATAATTTAAAAGATGTAGTTGAAGACAATGTAGAATTACTGAATGGTAATGCCAGACAAAAAAACATTAAAATCAATTACCCGGAGGATTCTGCA is a window of Salinivirga cyanobacteriivorans DNA encoding:
- a CDS encoding HDIG domain-containing metalloprotein, with product MKEEVLKLWGEELEWIQDNDLREKTMRVWEIALQRSVLNGDDLNRIPFTLLVGPDLKVTFMDHKRAVVHISRESGLKVNQFFKDELPVNMDVLISGAILCDVGKLLEYVLDDNGNAVQGTYGKYLRHPFSGVALAEEVGLPPEVNHIIATHAGEGDMVKRSTEAYIVHHSDFMTFLPFKNGLKL
- a CDS encoding ATP-binding protein, whose product is MIRKSAHALDDKVKFLRNVSLFIDAPAAILEKIARNLKHIKIEQGESIFHKGDRMRALYIVIKGSLQVHDGEYIFSNFDENDFFGEYSLIDEETRSASVTAIIPSELYELSYEAFSDALEGEPLLARSLLKGFVKRLRDNNILEERLTKRTLDIQKQKNEIIRERDELENQKKELVSLNNTKDKFFSIIGHDLKNPFSTVIGLSELLLDDFDSFEKERLKVFIEQIYKFSSNAYALLENLLQWARSQTGKLKLAKNLYNLKDVVEDNVELLNGNARQKNIKINYPEDSAYWHFDINMISTVMRNLISNAIKFTEENGNIDINYEERNQKLYVSISDTGVGIAKKDAQRLFKLDVNPSTIGTSDEKGTGLGLILCNEFISRHGGEIWVESEPGEGSIFKFYLPAGGE